In one Microbacterium invictum genomic region, the following are encoded:
- a CDS encoding ABC transporter substrate-binding protein — MRKAAVAAAIASSTALVLAGCSSSGGDASGGGASGEDITLTITTFGTFGYDDLYAEYEEANPGITIDATNIDTGGNARTDAFTKIAAGSGLSDIVAVEEGWLGQVMGVSDQFSDLRDYGIEDRRDDWVEWKYEQATDADGRVIGYGTDIGPEGICYNRPAFEAAGLPTEREEVAALLEGDWENYFEVGRQYNEATGGAWYDHSGFVWNAMVNQLPEGYYTSDGELNVEGNTELEERFQLLGAATEDGLSAAQSAWDWNGGTSFVDGTFATFVCPGWMLGVVEGQVEAGGGDAATGWDFADVFPGGAANWGGAFLTVPTTSEHPEEAAALADWLTQPEQQVKQFEAAGTFPSTVEAQETLAAEATPNAFFNDAPVGSILAERAQGVVAQFKGPDDSVIQENVFGPALTALDQGDTDTQGAWQQALGLLNELVD, encoded by the coding sequence ATGCGAAAAGCGGCCGTCGCAGCCGCGATCGCATCATCCACCGCCCTCGTTCTCGCGGGCTGCAGCTCCTCCGGCGGAGACGCCTCCGGTGGCGGAGCCTCTGGTGAGGACATCACCCTCACCATCACCACGTTCGGCACATTCGGCTACGACGACCTGTATGCCGAGTACGAGGAAGCCAACCCTGGCATCACCATCGACGCCACCAACATCGACACGGGCGGCAATGCCCGGACCGATGCGTTCACCAAGATCGCGGCCGGCTCGGGACTGTCCGACATCGTCGCGGTCGAGGAAGGATGGCTCGGTCAGGTGATGGGTGTCTCCGACCAGTTCAGCGACCTGCGCGACTACGGCATCGAAGACCGCAGGGACGATTGGGTCGAGTGGAAGTACGAGCAGGCCACCGACGCCGACGGACGCGTCATCGGCTACGGCACCGACATCGGTCCCGAGGGGATCTGCTACAACCGTCCCGCTTTCGAAGCGGCCGGCCTTCCCACCGAGCGTGAAGAGGTCGCCGCTCTCCTCGAGGGCGACTGGGAGAACTACTTCGAGGTCGGGCGTCAGTACAACGAAGCGACCGGCGGGGCTTGGTACGACCACTCCGGATTCGTCTGGAACGCCATGGTCAATCAGCTCCCCGAGGGGTACTACACCTCCGACGGAGAACTGAACGTCGAGGGCAACACCGAGCTGGAGGAGCGTTTCCAGCTGCTCGGCGCTGCGACCGAGGACGGCCTGTCGGCTGCCCAGAGCGCGTGGGACTGGAACGGCGGCACCTCCTTCGTCGATGGCACCTTCGCGACCTTCGTCTGCCCCGGCTGGATGCTGGGTGTGGTGGAGGGTCAGGTCGAGGCCGGCGGCGGAGACGCTGCCACCGGGTGGGACTTCGCTGATGTCTTCCCCGGCGGCGCAGCGAACTGGGGCGGCGCCTTCCTGACCGTGCCCACCACGTCGGAGCACCCGGAGGAAGCCGCCGCGCTGGCCGACTGGCTGACGCAGCCCGAACAGCAGGTCAAGCAGTTCGAGGCCGCCGGCACCTTCCCCTCGACCGTCGAGGCTCAGGAGACGCTGGCCGCCGAGGCCACCCCGAACGCGTTCTTCAACGACGCTCCGGTCGGATCGATCCTCGCTGAGCGTGCCCAGGGCGTCGTCGCTCAGTTCAAGGGTCCGGACGACTCGGTGATCCAGGAAAACGTCTTCGGCCCCGCGCTGACGGCGCTCGACCAGGGTGACACCGACACGCAGGGCGCCTGGCAGCAGGCGCTCGGGCTGCTGAACGAACTGGTCGATTGA
- a CDS encoding carbohydrate ABC transporter permease, with protein MTATLPSPTSASAGAGRDEPERMPRRIRSPFRQRLSKADQKASPYLYIAPFFLLFGVVGLFPLIYTFNVSLYDWDLLQGQGDFVGFGNFVEILNDRMFWNSIFNTLSIFLLSAIPQLTIALVVAYLLDRGLRAPTFWRMSVLLPFVVTPVAVALIFSSIFSDADGLANNLLNLVGIADQEWKRDRFLSHLAIAIMVNFRWTGYNALILLAAMQAVPRDLYESAAIDGAGPVRRFFSITIPTIRPTLIFVIITATIGGLQIFAEPRLFDVSTAGGIGGSDRQFQTTVLFLWELAFFRTNLGEASAVAWLLFLLIVLFGVLNFLIARRIATSDSRSDRKARRIAQRQARAHGGVE; from the coding sequence ATGACCGCGACTCTGCCGTCCCCGACATCGGCATCGGCCGGTGCCGGCCGCGACGAGCCGGAGCGGATGCCACGTCGCATCCGCTCTCCCTTCCGGCAACGCCTCTCGAAGGCCGACCAGAAGGCCTCCCCGTACCTCTATATCGCGCCGTTCTTCCTGCTCTTCGGCGTCGTGGGCCTGTTCCCCCTCATCTACACCTTCAACGTCTCTCTCTACGACTGGGACCTGCTCCAGGGGCAGGGCGACTTCGTGGGGTTTGGCAACTTCGTCGAGATCCTGAACGACCGGATGTTCTGGAACTCGATCTTCAACACCCTGAGCATCTTCCTGCTCTCGGCGATCCCCCAGTTGACCATCGCGCTGGTCGTGGCCTACCTGCTCGATCGGGGCCTGCGCGCGCCGACGTTCTGGCGCATGAGCGTCCTGCTTCCCTTCGTCGTGACCCCGGTCGCCGTCGCCCTGATCTTCTCCAGCATCTTCAGCGACGCCGACGGCCTTGCCAACAACCTCCTGAATCTCGTCGGGATCGCCGACCAGGAGTGGAAACGCGACCGATTCCTCAGCCACCTCGCAATCGCGATCATGGTGAATTTCCGCTGGACCGGGTACAACGCCCTCATCCTCCTCGCCGCCATGCAGGCGGTGCCGCGTGACCTCTACGAATCCGCCGCCATCGACGGCGCGGGTCCGGTGCGACGCTTCTTCTCGATCACCATCCCGACGATCCGCCCCACGCTGATCTTCGTCATCATCACAGCCACGATCGGCGGGCTGCAGATCTTCGCCGAGCCACGCCTGTTCGATGTGTCCACCGCGGGCGGGATCGGCGGCAGCGATCGGCAGTTCCAGACCACCGTCCTGTTCCTCTGGGAGCTGGCGTTCTTCCGAACGAACCTGGGTGAGGCATCCGCCGTCGCCTGGCTGCTGTTCCTTCTGATCGTGCTGTTCGGCGTCCTGAACTTCCTGATCGCGCGACGCATCGCGACATCCGACTCCCGTTCCGACCGAAAAGCACGCCGTATCGCCCAGCGTCAGGCCCGAGCCCACGGAGGCGTCGAATGA
- a CDS encoding carbohydrate ABC transporter permease, translating into MSISIPEPLPAVQVETIDSDPPERPGKRRRGRETGNAGIGSRPGFLTYGLLAAFIIGSVYPLWWSFVVASGTNATRGETLPLIPGGNFLANAARVLDAIPFWLALGNSIVISGIITISVVTFSTIAGYAFAKLKFRGRNGLMLFVIATMAIPTQLGIIPLFMVMRELGWTGTIGAVIVPTLVTAFGVFFMRQYLVDVIPDELIEAARVDGAGQFRTFLTVGVPAARPAMAILGLFTFMTAWTDYLWPLIVLSPSNPTLQTALSQLQSGYYIDYSIVLAGAVMATIPLLILFVIAGKQLISGIMAGAVKG; encoded by the coding sequence ATGAGCATCAGCATCCCCGAGCCGCTTCCCGCGGTGCAGGTCGAGACCATCGACTCCGATCCACCGGAGCGACCCGGCAAGCGCCGACGCGGTCGCGAGACCGGCAACGCCGGGATCGGGAGCCGTCCGGGCTTCCTCACCTACGGACTGCTCGCCGCGTTCATCATCGGCAGCGTCTATCCGCTGTGGTGGTCGTTCGTGGTCGCGAGTGGCACGAATGCCACCCGAGGCGAGACCCTGCCGCTCATCCCCGGTGGCAACTTCCTCGCGAACGCCGCCCGTGTGCTCGACGCCATCCCGTTCTGGCTGGCGCTCGGCAACTCGATCGTCATCTCGGGCATCATCACGATCTCGGTCGTGACCTTCTCCACAATCGCCGGCTATGCCTTCGCCAAGCTGAAGTTCCGCGGCCGTAACGGGCTCATGCTGTTCGTCATCGCCACCATGGCGATCCCCACGCAGCTCGGCATCATCCCGCTGTTCATGGTGATGCGCGAGCTCGGCTGGACCGGCACCATCGGCGCCGTCATCGTGCCCACCCTCGTCACGGCGTTCGGGGTGTTCTTCATGCGTCAGTACCTCGTCGACGTCATCCCCGACGAGCTGATCGAGGCGGCGCGCGTCGACGGGGCGGGCCAGTTCCGCACGTTCCTCACCGTCGGAGTGCCCGCCGCTCGCCCGGCCATGGCGATCCTCGGGCTGTTCACCTTCATGACGGCCTGGACCGACTACCTGTGGCCGCTCATCGTGCTGAGCCCCTCCAACCCGACCCTCCAGACGGCCCTCAGCCAGCTACAGTCGGGCTACTACATCGACTACTCGATCGTGCTCGCGGGCGCCGTGATGGCGACGATTCCGCTCTTGATCCTCTTCGTGATCGCGGGTAAGCAGCTCATCAGCGGGATCATGGCGGGAGCAGTGAAAGGCTGA
- a CDS encoding GH1 family beta-glucosidase, whose amino-acid sequence MTIDLTEDPRLDVTGPRAFPPGFLFGAATAAYQIEGAAHEDGRRDSIWDAFSRVPGAVINGDNGDVACDHYHRYRDDVALMKEMGLQTYRFSTSWSRVRPDGGAVNPAGVDFYRRLADELLDAGILPWLTLYHWDLPQALQERGGWANRDTADRFTEYALDMHDALGDRVNVWTTLNEPWCASFLSYTAGIHAPGHFSMSEGMLAAHHLLLGHGQTVRELRARDASLTLGITLNLTVADPADPTDPADVDAARRIDGQFNRWFLDPLFRGRYPADILSDFEKRDAAAVAVLEAAVRPGDLDAISTPIDTLGVNYYHGELVGGTPPVVPPPRGDAPTDRETGSPFPASDGIFWHDRGLARTAMNWEVQPDGLTRLLRRTWDEYAQPAGVALFVTENGAAYDDEVIVVDGETRVPDAERSAFLRAHLGAVLDAVEAGVDVRGYFYWSLLDNYEWAWGYEKRFGIVRVDYDTQVRTVKDSGREYRRIIAARELDDIHPEVSS is encoded by the coding sequence ATGACCATCGACCTCACCGAGGATCCTCGCCTCGACGTCACGGGCCCACGCGCCTTCCCGCCCGGTTTCCTCTTCGGCGCTGCCACCGCGGCGTATCAGATCGAGGGTGCCGCGCACGAGGACGGACGACGCGACTCCATCTGGGACGCGTTCAGCCGTGTTCCCGGCGCTGTCATCAACGGCGACAACGGCGACGTGGCGTGCGACCACTACCACCGCTACCGCGACGACGTGGCGCTGATGAAGGAGATGGGCCTCCAGACCTATCGCTTCTCCACCTCCTGGTCACGCGTGCGACCGGACGGCGGGGCCGTGAACCCCGCCGGAGTCGACTTCTACCGCCGCCTCGCCGACGAGCTGCTCGACGCCGGCATCCTCCCCTGGCTGACGCTCTACCACTGGGACCTTCCGCAGGCGCTGCAGGAACGGGGCGGCTGGGCGAACCGCGACACGGCCGACCGCTTCACCGAGTACGCGCTCGACATGCACGACGCACTCGGCGACCGGGTCAACGTCTGGACCACGCTCAACGAGCCGTGGTGCGCGTCGTTCCTCAGCTATACGGCGGGGATCCACGCCCCGGGGCACTTCAGCATGAGCGAGGGCATGCTCGCCGCGCATCACCTGCTCCTCGGGCACGGACAGACCGTTCGGGAGCTCCGCGCGCGGGATGCGTCGCTGACCCTCGGCATCACCCTGAACCTCACGGTGGCCGATCCCGCTGATCCGACCGACCCGGCCGACGTCGACGCGGCACGTCGTATCGACGGGCAGTTCAACCGCTGGTTCCTCGACCCCCTCTTCCGGGGCCGGTATCCGGCCGACATCCTCTCGGACTTCGAGAAGCGGGATGCCGCCGCCGTCGCCGTCCTCGAGGCGGCGGTGCGCCCCGGCGACCTCGACGCGATCAGCACGCCCATCGACACCCTGGGCGTGAACTACTACCACGGCGAGCTCGTCGGAGGTACGCCGCCGGTCGTCCCGCCGCCGCGCGGCGACGCCCCGACCGACCGCGAGACCGGTTCGCCGTTCCCGGCATCCGATGGGATCTTCTGGCACGATCGCGGGCTCGCCCGCACCGCGATGAACTGGGAGGTGCAGCCCGACGGGCTGACGCGTCTGCTGCGCCGCACGTGGGACGAGTACGCCCAGCCGGCCGGGGTCGCACTGTTCGTCACCGAGAACGGCGCCGCCTACGACGACGAGGTCATCGTCGTCGACGGTGAGACGCGCGTTCCGGATGCCGAGCGGTCGGCGTTCCTCCGCGCGCACCTCGGCGCGGTCCTGGACGCCGTCGAGGCCGGTGTCGACGTCCGCGGCTACTTCTACTGGTCGTTGCTCGACAACTACGAGTGGGCGTGGGGCTACGAGAAGCGTTTCGGCATCGTCCGGGTCGACTACGACACCCAGGTGCGCACGGTGAAGGACTCCGGCCGAGAGTACCGCCGTATCATCGCAGCACGAGAGCTCGACGACATCCACCCGGAGGTCTCGTCGTAG
- a CDS encoding LacI family DNA-binding transcriptional regulator: protein MSVTPAISTDTARAAATIEEVAAAAGVSRSTVSRVVNGSTAVSPTALEAVRRAIAQLNYVPNRAARSLASRQTHAVALIVPEDTTRFFGDPFFAAIVSGINRRLSRSDYVLNLFIASDDPGDKTTSYLRSGSVDGAVVVSHHTSDTFLDRIASSLPVVYGGRPPRLGPLDYYVDVDNLQGGKDAAAHLIGKDRRRIATITGSLTMAAGLDRLAGFRQALAEAGLSEAAVEDGDFTTDGGMRAMERIIDSGVPFDGLFIASDLMAQGAVEVLRRTGRRVPDDVAVVGFDDSPIAVAVQPALTTMRQPSLQQGEQMAGVLLDLLAGRNPPHATILGTELVVRDST from the coding sequence ATGAGCGTCACACCGGCGATCAGCACCGACACCGCACGGGCTGCCGCAACCATCGAGGAGGTCGCCGCGGCGGCCGGAGTCTCGCGCTCCACCGTGTCACGCGTGGTCAACGGCTCGACGGCGGTGAGCCCGACGGCTCTCGAGGCGGTGCGGCGCGCCATCGCCCAGTTGAACTACGTGCCCAATCGCGCCGCCCGCTCGCTGGCCAGCCGTCAGACCCACGCGGTCGCTCTCATCGTCCCCGAGGACACGACCCGCTTCTTCGGCGATCCCTTCTTCGCGGCGATCGTGTCGGGCATCAATCGCCGTCTGAGTCGTTCCGACTACGTGCTGAACCTCTTCATCGCCAGCGACGATCCGGGCGACAAGACCACGAGCTACCTGCGGAGCGGGTCGGTCGACGGCGCTGTGGTGGTGTCGCATCACACGAGCGATACGTTCCTCGATCGGATCGCCAGCTCTCTGCCGGTCGTGTACGGCGGCCGACCGCCCCGGCTCGGCCCGCTGGACTACTACGTCGACGTCGACAACCTGCAGGGGGGGAAGGATGCCGCGGCGCACCTGATCGGGAAAGATCGGCGCCGGATCGCGACCATCACGGGGTCTCTGACGATGGCTGCGGGTCTGGATCGGCTTGCGGGGTTCCGGCAGGCGCTGGCTGAGGCGGGGCTCAGCGAGGCCGCGGTCGAGGACGGCGACTTCACGACCGACGGTGGGATGCGTGCGATGGAGCGGATCATCGACAGCGGGGTGCCGTTCGACGGGCTGTTCATCGCCAGCGACCTCATGGCTCAGGGCGCCGTCGAGGTACTGCGTCGCACCGGACGCCGCGTTCCCGACGACGTCGCCGTGGTCGGGTTCGACGACTCGCCCATCGCGGTGGCCGTGCAGCCTGCCTTGACGACGATGCGGCAGCCCTCGCTCCAGCAGGGCGAGCAGATGGCGGGCGTCCTCCTCGACCTGCTGGCCGGGAGGAACCCGCCGCACGCGACGATCCTCGGCACCGAACTGGTGGTGCGCGACTCGACCTGA
- a CDS encoding ABC transporter ATP-binding protein — translation MQLTGLHKRFGEKVAVEGLSLTVPTGSFYGLVGPNGAGKTTTLSMATGLLQPDAGQAFIHGVDVWRNPVEAKRMLGNLADGVKLFDRLTGEQLVTYTGMLFGLPHDEIARRTADLLSLLDMTEAAGVLVVDYSAGMTKKIALACALVHAPRVLVLDEPFESVDPVSAANIQDILTGYVATGGTVIVSSHSMDLVQRMCDHVAVVAGGRLLVAGTVDDVRAGQSLQDRFVDLVGGRRHGEGPEWLRHS, via the coding sequence ATGCAGCTGACCGGTCTGCACAAGCGCTTCGGCGAAAAGGTCGCCGTCGAGGGGCTCTCCCTCACTGTGCCGACGGGGTCGTTCTACGGCCTGGTCGGACCCAACGGCGCCGGCAAGACCACGACGCTGTCGATGGCGACCGGGCTCCTTCAGCCCGATGCCGGGCAGGCCTTCATCCACGGGGTCGACGTCTGGCGGAATCCGGTTGAAGCCAAGCGCATGCTCGGAAATCTCGCGGACGGCGTCAAGCTCTTCGACCGCCTCACCGGCGAGCAGCTGGTGACCTACACCGGCATGCTCTTCGGTCTGCCGCATGACGAGATCGCGCGGCGCACGGCCGACCTGCTGTCGCTCCTCGACATGACCGAGGCCGCCGGGGTGCTCGTGGTCGACTACTCGGCGGGCATGACGAAGAAGATCGCCCTGGCCTGCGCGCTCGTCCACGCGCCGCGCGTGCTCGTCCTCGACGAGCCGTTCGAATCGGTCGATCCGGTGTCGGCGGCGAACATCCAGGACATCCTCACCGGGTACGTCGCCACCGGCGGCACCGTCATCGTCTCGAGCCATTCGATGGATCTCGTCCAGCGCATGTGCGACCACGTGGCCGTCGTCGCGGGCGGTCGCCTCCTCGTCGCGGGCACGGTCGACGACGTGCGGGCGGGGCAGTCGCTGCAGGACCGCTTCGTCGACCTGGTCGGTGGCCGCCGCCACGGGGAGGGGCCGGAATGGTTGCGACACTCCTGA
- a CDS encoding phosphoribosylaminoimidazolesuccinocarboxamide synthase — translation MTLPSELPGWRHVYSGKVRDLYLPAEGPEDRMLVVASDRVSAFDHVLSPGIPGKGELLTRLSLWWFDQLGVPNHLLDGEIPDAVRARTMLTRRLDMLPVECVVRGYLAGSGWAEYQQQGTVCDIPLPTGLRNGDRLPEPLFTPAYKAPLGEHDENISFDRTVDLVGRTRAEGLRDASLDIYRRAADIAEERGLILADTKFEFGVDDEGVLRLADEVLTSDSSRYWDAGAWASGTTPAERMASFDKQIVRDWLAANWDRTGTPPELPTEIVERTAARYRELIDRLTA, via the coding sequence GTGACCCTCCCCTCAGAGCTTCCCGGCTGGCGGCACGTCTACTCCGGCAAGGTGCGCGACCTGTACCTCCCCGCCGAGGGGCCGGAAGACCGGATGCTGGTGGTCGCCAGCGATCGGGTGAGCGCCTTCGATCACGTGCTCTCCCCCGGCATCCCCGGCAAGGGCGAGCTGCTCACGCGGCTGAGCCTGTGGTGGTTCGATCAGCTGGGCGTTCCGAACCACCTGCTCGACGGCGAGATCCCCGATGCGGTGCGCGCGCGGACGATGCTCACGCGGCGTCTTGACATGCTGCCGGTGGAGTGCGTCGTCCGCGGCTACCTCGCGGGGTCGGGCTGGGCGGAGTACCAGCAGCAGGGCACCGTCTGCGACATCCCCCTCCCCACCGGCCTCCGAAACGGCGACCGCCTGCCCGAGCCCCTCTTCACCCCCGCGTACAAGGCACCGCTCGGCGAGCACGACGAGAACATCTCGTTCGACCGCACCGTCGACCTCGTCGGGCGCACCCGCGCCGAGGGGCTTCGCGACGCATCGCTCGACATCTACCGCCGCGCGGCGGACATCGCCGAGGAGCGCGGTCTCATCCTCGCCGACACCAAGTTCGAGTTCGGCGTCGACGACGAGGGCGTGCTGCGCCTGGCGGATGAGGTGCTCACGAGCGACTCGTCGCGCTACTGGGACGCCGGCGCCTGGGCGAGCGGCACCACGCCCGCGGAGCGCATGGCGAGCTTCGACAAGCAGATCGTGCGCGACTGGCTCGCCGCGAACTGGGACCGCACCGGCACCCCGCCCGAGCTCCCCACTGAGATCGTCGAACGCACCGCCGCCCGCTACCGCGAGCTGATCGACCGCCTCACCGCCTGA
- the purD gene encoding phosphoribosylamine--glycine ligase has translation MRILVLGAGAREHAIVLALGSEEERHEIFAAPGNAGIARDATIVDLDPDSPAAVIGFALAENIDLVVIGPEAPLVAGVADAVRERGIPAFGPGRAAARLEGSKAFAKRIMEAAGVPTGRATRARTLDEVSAALDTFGAPHVVKADGLAAGKGVIVTDDRAAALAHAETYLPTGPVLIEEFLAGPEVSLFFLSDGDRVLPLSPAQDFKRLADGDAGPNTGGMGAYSPLPWLAERFGTEDAFVDLVTREVAAPVIRQLDAEGTPFIGLLYAGLIVTDSGVKVIEFNARFGDPETQVVLPRLADPLSELLLAAASGRLEGVSRPRFTDDKAVTVVLASEGYPERPITGRTIEGTDAAAGVAGVHLAHAATRADGDDGDDLVATGGRVLNVVAVAPTFAEARDRAYDAMSRIALEGGQFRTDIAAQA, from the coding sequence GTGAGAATCCTGGTCCTCGGCGCGGGAGCCCGCGAGCATGCCATCGTCCTGGCCCTCGGTAGCGAGGAGGAGCGGCACGAGATCTTCGCCGCCCCCGGCAACGCCGGCATCGCGCGCGACGCGACCATCGTCGACCTCGACCCCGACAGCCCCGCCGCGGTGATCGGGTTCGCGCTGGCCGAGAACATCGATCTCGTCGTGATCGGCCCCGAGGCACCCCTGGTCGCCGGGGTCGCCGACGCGGTGCGCGAGCGCGGCATCCCCGCCTTCGGGCCGGGTCGCGCCGCGGCGCGGCTCGAGGGGTCGAAGGCCTTCGCGAAGCGGATCATGGAGGCAGCCGGCGTCCCGACCGGACGCGCCACGCGCGCCCGCACCCTCGACGAGGTGTCCGCCGCCCTCGACACCTTCGGCGCCCCGCACGTCGTGAAGGCCGACGGCCTCGCCGCCGGGAAGGGCGTCATCGTCACCGATGACCGCGCCGCCGCGCTCGCCCACGCCGAGACGTACCTGCCGACAGGCCCGGTGCTGATCGAGGAGTTCCTCGCCGGGCCCGAGGTCTCGCTGTTCTTCCTCAGCGACGGCGACAGAGTGCTGCCCCTCAGCCCCGCCCAGGACTTCAAGCGCCTCGCCGACGGCGACGCCGGCCCGAACACCGGGGGCATGGGCGCGTACTCGCCGCTGCCATGGCTCGCCGAGCGCTTCGGCACCGAAGACGCGTTCGTCGACCTCGTGACGAGAGAGGTCGCCGCCCCCGTCATCCGGCAGCTGGATGCCGAGGGCACCCCGTTCATCGGACTGCTCTACGCCGGCCTCATCGTCACCGACAGCGGCGTGAAGGTCATCGAGTTCAACGCGCGATTCGGCGACCCCGAGACGCAGGTCGTGCTGCCCCGGCTGGCCGACCCCCTGTCGGAGCTGCTGCTCGCCGCCGCCTCGGGACGGCTGGAGGGCGTCTCGCGCCCCCGGTTCACCGACGACAAGGCCGTCACCGTGGTGCTCGCGAGCGAGGGGTACCCCGAGCGACCGATCACCGGCCGGACGATCGAGGGGACGGATGCCGCGGCGGGCGTCGCGGGAGTGCACCTCGCCCATGCCGCGACCCGCGCCGACGGTGACGACGGTGACGACCTCGTGGCCACCGGCGGCCGGGTGCTGAACGTCGTCGCCGTCGCGCCCACCTTCGCCGAGGCGCGCGACCGCGCCTACGACGCGATGAGCCGCATCGCGCTCGAGGGCGGGCAGTTCCGCACCGACATCGCCGCACAGGCCTGA
- a CDS encoding sterol carrier family protein — translation MPRKITTDEGRAALDAASLPGAPRPAQATAVRYLLQLLAEKAPGHSVEVRVPPFGAVQVIEGPRHTRGTPPNVVEMGAATWIALATGAEQWADAAAAGRIQASGVRADISALLPLRP, via the coding sequence ATGCCGCGGAAGATCACGACCGACGAGGGCCGCGCCGCCCTCGACGCGGCGAGCCTGCCGGGGGCGCCGCGTCCGGCCCAGGCCACGGCGGTGCGGTACCTGCTGCAGCTTCTCGCCGAGAAGGCGCCGGGTCACTCGGTCGAGGTGCGCGTGCCGCCCTTCGGTGCGGTGCAGGTCATCGAGGGTCCCCGCCACACCCGCGGCACTCCGCCGAACGTGGTGGAGATGGGTGCCGCGACGTGGATCGCCCTCGCCACCGGCGCCGAGCAGTGGGCCGATGCCGCGGCGGCCGGGCGCATCCAGGCATCCGGAGTCCGCGCCGACATCAGCGCGCTCCTGCCGCTGCGGCCCTGA
- a CDS encoding potassium transporter Trk — protein MADEPRRPDLRPPARDELETVTVRRSPKYSAFLLAGAALGILTALILTFGFNGSAQVSENTGLEYSSGQVFGFLLLIFIPVGLAVMGGIALILDRTSGRRTRQVRVDHSLTRED, from the coding sequence ATGGCAGATGAGCCGCGTCGCCCCGACCTCCGTCCCCCCGCCCGGGACGAGCTCGAGACGGTGACGGTGCGCCGATCGCCGAAGTACTCCGCCTTCCTGCTCGCGGGCGCCGCCCTCGGCATCCTCACCGCCCTCATCCTCACCTTCGGATTCAACGGCTCCGCCCAGGTGAGCGAGAACACGGGCCTGGAGTACTCCAGCGGTCAGGTGTTCGGATTCCTGCTGCTGATCTTCATCCCCGTCGGGCTGGCGGTGATGGGCGGGATCGCCCTCATCCTCGACCGCACCTCGGGGCGGCGGACACGCCAGGTGCGCGTGGACCACAGCCTCACCCGCGAGGACTGA
- a CDS encoding zinc-binding alcohol dehydrogenase → MGGTGGPEWLIREDAGRPVLIALYVRQALGIRSPDELPPLRGIPPRISGRSERSQALLERQWREFWALTVEPQAHPSPVPLDLVDGFGVYVALPTEGMDELRDAIQPHADDAVAYAEDAHSRYSRDAGSHSAYRAYASAIAEHERQVGRRAHSFELNVQVLPLAQRGVWWIGSLTIAVTDGLRGDIAAFDTAIHPIIAELA, encoded by the coding sequence ATGGGCGGTACCGGCGGTCCGGAGTGGCTGATCCGCGAGGACGCGGGTCGGCCGGTGCTGATCGCCCTCTACGTGCGGCAGGCCCTGGGCATCCGCTCGCCCGACGAGCTGCCGCCGCTGCGCGGCATCCCTCCCCGCATCAGCGGTCGCAGCGAACGCTCGCAGGCGCTGCTGGAGCGGCAGTGGCGGGAGTTCTGGGCGCTCACGGTCGAACCGCAGGCCCACCCGTCGCCGGTGCCGCTCGATCTCGTGGACGGCTTCGGTGTGTACGTCGCCCTGCCCACGGAGGGGATGGACGAGCTGCGTGACGCGATCCAACCGCACGCCGACGACGCCGTCGCCTACGCCGAAGACGCGCACAGCCGCTACAGCCGCGACGCCGGGTCGCACAGCGCCTACCGCGCGTACGCCAGCGCGATCGCCGAGCACGAGCGCCAGGTCGGTCGCCGGGCGCACTCGTTCGAGCTGAACGTGCAGGTGCTGCCGCTCGCCCAGCGGGGGGTGTGGTGGATCGGGTCTCTCACGATCGCCGTCACCGACGGGCTTCGCGGCGACATCGCGGCGTTCGACACCGCGATCCACCCGATCATCGCCGAGCTGGCGTGA